The following proteins are encoded in a genomic region of Ictalurus punctatus breed USDA103 chromosome 15, Coco_2.0, whole genome shotgun sequence:
- the tmem240a gene encoding transmembrane protein 240 has protein sequence MHMITTTMIFMILGASVVMAIACLMDMNALLDRFHNYILPHLRGEDRVCHCNCGRHHVHYVIPYDGDHSLVDSSENYFVSDSVTKQEMDLMLGLLLGFCISWLLLWLDGALHCAVRAWRASRYYDTPSWSWLPQFCNLRDLRRRTQLRQLEDSSGNMVHIKQKLYHNGHPSPRHL, from the exons ATGCATATGATCACAACCACCATGATTTTTATGATCCTTGGTGCTTCTGTTGTAATG GCGATAGCGTGTCTAATGGACATGAACGCGCTGCTGGACCGCTTTCACAACTACATCCTACCGCATTTACGAGGGGAGGACCGCGTCTGCCACTGCAACTGtggaag acacCATGTGCATTATGTAATTCCATATGATGGGGACCATTCGTTGGTGGACTCATCGGAGAACTACTTTGTGAGTGACAGTGTGACCAAGCAGGAGATGGACCTCATGCTGGGGCTGTTGTTGGGCTTCTGCATCAGCTGGCTATTGCTGTGGCTAGATGGAGCATTACACTGTGCTGTGCGGGCCTGGAGAGCCAGCCGCTACTATG ACACACCGTCCTGGTCCTGGCTCCCTCAGTTCTGCAACTTGCGGGATCTCCGTAGACGTACACAGTTACGACAGCTGGAAGACTCCAGTGGAAACATGGTGCATATCAAGCAAAAGCTTTATCATAACGGTCATCCCAGCCCCCGTCACCTTTGA
- the vwa1 gene encoding von Willebrand factor A domain-containing protein 1 gives MEFRLVLTCLLFSFHLRAGKSQSSSSGSVLNCCEGDVLFLLDSSGSVSMFEFSHMLNFLSELVQPFSLGHGQVRMALLQVGTMPHLEFGFEAYSRQQDLQEALQRTQKLGGDTNTEEALLIAKEEVLKQGIPGGAREGLPRVLVWLTDGVEPGDVQQFMTELRNEGVYVLAVSTGRGNYQVLRDVVSPPAEDHLHFVDIEDMSIITEDLRNAIIEIIRAKRLQVQDITSTSAELHWRPVLAGTGYYDIRFGPVHSEPTKSTGENGTDQSIAVSPYQRITRPGNSSSTRLSNLRPDTTYNVSLIPRSNLEVFNTLHTTFTTQPEILSPVQVTVSESTMTSVRVSWGPLQPKSVQTYQVEYSTLPTGKLHVLTVNNRQNSTVLTNLQPGTQYLVTVSARYLSGKEKAMSVKACTQEVLPALADLHLTTVGNDSVLVKWKGGAEGLRGYWLTWEGESIRSSRQRSTLYLPPHLLSTTLTHVPSDSRVCVSPVYKSARGEGLCCTAHFGSAAFTWSHNL, from the exons TTTTGAACTGCTGTGAAGGCGATGTCTTGTTCCTGTTGGATTCTTCGGGGAGTGTCTCTATGTTTGAGTTTTCGCACATGCTAAACTTCCTGTCAGAGCTTGTGCAGCCTTTTTCTCTGGGTCATGGCCAGGTGAGGATGGCGCTGCTGCAGGTTGGCACAATGCCACACCTGGAGTTTGGCTTTGAGGCTTATAGCAGGCAGCAGGACCTTCAGGAAGCACTGCAGAGGACTCAAAAACTTGGGGGAGACACCAATACAGAGGAAGCTCTTCTGATCGCCAAGGAGGAGGTGTTGAAGCAGGGCATCCCAGGAGGAGCCAGAGAAGGACTGCCAAGAGTGCTGGTGTGGCTTACTGATGGTGTGGAGCCTGGAGACGTGCAGCAGTTCATGACTGAGCTGCGGAACGAGGGTGTCTATGTGCTGGCTGTGTCCACTGGTCGAGGGAACTACCAGGTACTAAGGGATGTTGTGAGTCCACCTGCTGAGGATCACCTGCACTTTGTGGATATCGAAGACATGAGTATCATCACTGAGGACTTGAGGAATGCCATCATTG AAATCATTCGTGCTAAAAGGCTGCAGGTTCAAGACATCACCTCTACTAGTGCAGAGTTGCACTGGAGGCCTGTGCTTGCAGGTACCGGGTACTATGACATCCGGTTTGGACCTGTTCACTCGGAACCTACAAAAAGTACGGGAGAGAATGGTACTGATCAAAGCATAGCTGTAAGCCCCTATCAGAGAATCACCCGCCCAGGCAACTCCAGCTCTACCAGGCTGAGCAACCTACGTCCGGACACCACATACAATGTCTCGCTAATACCGCGATCCAACTTAGAGGTCTTTAACACCCTACATACCACCTTCACCACGCAGCCAG AGATCCTGAGCCCGGTGCAAGTGACGGTTTCTGAGTCAACCATGACCAGTGTGAGAGTGAGCTGGGGACCGCTGCAGCCTAAATCTGTACAGACTTATCAGGTGGAGTACTCCACCCTTCCAACAGGGAAACTCCATGTGCTCACTGTTAATAACAGGCAGAACTCAACGGTACTGACTAACCTGCAGCCTGGGACACAGTACCTGGTCACCGTGAGTGCCAGGTACCTCTCTGGCAAAGAGAAAGCCATGTCTGTCAAAGCATGCACTCAAGAAG TGTTGCCAGCTCTAGCAGATCTGCATCTCACTACAGTGGGAAATGACTCCGTGCTGGTCAAGTGGAAAGGAGGTGCTGAAGGTTTACGTGGTTACTGGCTGACATGGGAAGGCGAGTCTATACGATCCTCTAGGCAGCGTTCCACTTTATACCTGCCACCCCACCTCCTCTCTACAACCCTTACCCACGTACCCAGCGATTCCCGTGTCTGTGTCTCCCCTGTTTACAAGTCAGCTCGGGGAGAAGGCCTGTGCTGTACGGCTCACTTTGGCTCAG CTGCATTTACTTGGAGTCACAACTTGTAG
- the otud3 gene encoding OTU domain-containing protein 3 — protein MSRKQSGKPVRGNRKCELERKRDERAARRALAKDRKNRPPGEEEGEEFVSFSNQLKALGLKLREVPGDGNCLFRALADQLEGHSRGHLRLRQETVQYMTSHRKDFEPFVEDDVPFTKHVSDLAEPGTFAGNDAIVAFARSQQVKVVIHQLNAPLWEINGSEKPLCQELHIAYRYGDHYDSVRQIADNSESPACLRIANLNNSRRFGDGEKDKQRVPSPSHSPSDDEDVILNSLKTTSPNSQAVNPCQSIATSQTCHAEWLESELKNQSTPCGFGTGKMPTNQSERSDRVCLPESGTKYKPKMSNKQRKEQQRLEKKKKQEERHRQKVLQGKGSHDHDQNQNLPEPVTLVPALNTLSI, from the exons ATGTCGAGAAAGCAGTCAGGAAAGCCTGTACGTGGGAACAGGAAATGTGAgctggagagaaagagggatgaACGCGCAGCCCGTAGGGCTCTGGCCAAAGACCGAAAAAATCGGCCTCCAGGAGAGGAGGAAGGAGAGGAATTTGTTAGTTTTTCCAACCAACTCAAAGCACTTGGTCTCAAACTAAGAGAGGTCCCAGGAGATGG AAACTGCTTGTTCCGAGCTTTGGCGGATCAGCTGGAGGGACACTCACGAGGTCACTTGCGTCTGCGCCAGGAGACTGTTCAGTACATGACGTCTCACAGGAAGGACTTTGAACCTTTCGTTGAGGATGATGTGCCATTCACTAAGCACG TGTCAGACCTTGCAGAGCCAGGGACCTTTGCAGGCAACGATGCAATAGTGGCCTTTGCTCGCAGCCAGCAGGTGAAAGTGGTCATCCATCAGCTGAATGCTCCATTGTGGGAG ATAAATGGatcagagaagccattatgtcAGGAGCTCCATATAGCGTACCGTTATGGTGACCATTATGACAGTGTCCGGCAGATTGCAGACAACTCTGAGAGCCCTGCCTGTCTGCGTATAGCg AATCTAAATAATTCAAGACGGTTTGGTGATGGGGAGAAGGACAAACAGAGAGTCCCCTCCCCTAGCCATTCTCCCTCTGACGATGAAGATGTTATCCTGAATTCCCTGAAGACCACCAGCCCAAACA GTCAAGCGGTAAATCCGTGCCAATCAATTGCAACCTCACAGACGTGCCATGCAGAATGGCTTGAATCCGAGCTGAAGAACCAATCAACACCCTGTGGCTTTGGAACAGGGAAAATGCCCACAAATCAAAGTGAACGTAGTGACCGCGTGTGTCTGCCTGAGAGTGGTACCAAATACAAACCCAAG ATGTCTAATAAACAAAGGAAAGAGCAACAGCGTctagagaagaagaagaagcaggagGAAAGGCACAGACAGAAAGTTCTTCAAGGCAAAGGTTCACATGACCATGACCAGAATCAGAATCTGCCTGAACCGGTTACACTTGTGCCAGCTCTCAACACTCTAAGCATCTAA